In Streptomyces longhuiensis, the following proteins share a genomic window:
- a CDS encoding TIGR03086 family metal-binding protein, producing MTDTTDQTAQQMVDFGPQTRIVARLADGVGEDQLDLATPCPEYVVRNLLGHILGLTVAFGDAGRKNLGPTTDTSPTASLPDITEGWREALAKALDELAETWRDPEAWQGMTRAGGVDLPAAVAALVALDELVVHAWDLAKATGQDYAPDEGALRAAHAFLLQSAEGPRPDIFGPVVKVADSAPLLDRSVGLSGRDPGWKPTA from the coding sequence ATGACCGACACGACCGACCAGACGGCGCAGCAGATGGTGGACTTCGGCCCGCAGACGCGGATCGTGGCGCGCCTCGCGGACGGAGTGGGCGAGGACCAGCTGGACCTGGCGACCCCGTGCCCGGAGTACGTGGTGCGCAACCTGCTCGGGCACATCCTCGGCCTGACCGTCGCCTTCGGCGACGCCGGACGCAAGAACCTGGGGCCGACGACGGACACGAGCCCCACGGCGTCCCTGCCCGACATCACGGAAGGCTGGCGCGAGGCGCTGGCCAAGGCGCTCGACGAACTCGCCGAGACCTGGCGCGACCCGGAGGCCTGGCAGGGGATGACCCGGGCGGGCGGGGTCGACCTGCCCGCAGCGGTGGCGGCGCTCGTGGCCCTGGACGAACTCGTCGTGCACGCCTGGGACCTGGCGAAGGCGACGGGTCAGGATTACGCCCCCGACGAGGGCGCCCTGCGTGCGGCCCACGCCTTCCTGCTCCAGTCCGCCGAGGGACCGCGCCCCGACATCTTCGGCCCGGTGGTCAAGGTGGCGGACTCCGCGCCCCTGCTCGACCGGTCGGTGGGCCTGAGCGGCAGGGACCCGGGCTGGAAGCCGACTGCCTGA
- a CDS encoding HAD family acid phosphatase, whose translation MQKPLRIAAVAAASCALAGAALYGTGVANAGGESAHTTAEPKNIGQLVKEIDSYYGTALDADGVYQASPSSQYAQDLGRIEAGAKKQIAKAAAGHHHKGHKPAVVFDIDDTLLLSLDYEKKTNYVYNDATWKEYVAKANRPAVFGTPDLIAYAQKKGVEVFYNSGLGEAQRASAVENLKKVGIDVNLDAAHMFLKDKANPPAYLSGCATASAWNCTTVQYKSGTRKHIESLGYDVVANFGDQYSDLEGGYADRTYKFPNPTYFVE comes from the coding sequence ATGCAGAAGCCCCTACGTATCGCGGCCGTTGCCGCCGCATCCTGTGCCCTCGCCGGTGCCGCCCTCTACGGGACCGGTGTCGCGAACGCCGGTGGAGAGTCCGCGCACACCACCGCCGAGCCCAAGAACATCGGGCAGCTCGTCAAGGAGATCGACTCCTACTACGGCACCGCCCTCGACGCGGACGGTGTCTACCAGGCGTCCCCGTCCAGCCAGTACGCCCAGGACCTCGGTCGCATCGAGGCGGGTGCGAAGAAGCAGATCGCCAAGGCTGCCGCCGGGCACCACCACAAGGGCCACAAGCCCGCCGTCGTCTTCGACATCGACGACACCCTTCTCCTCAGCCTCGACTACGAGAAGAAGACCAACTACGTCTACAACGACGCCACTTGGAAGGAGTACGTCGCCAAGGCGAACCGGCCCGCCGTGTTCGGGACGCCCGACCTCATCGCGTACGCGCAGAAGAAGGGCGTCGAGGTCTTCTACAACTCCGGTCTGGGCGAGGCACAGCGCGCGTCCGCCGTGGAGAACCTCAAGAAGGTCGGCATCGACGTCAACCTCGACGCCGCCCACATGTTCCTCAAGGACAAGGCCAACCCGCCCGCCTACCTGAGCGGTTGCGCCACCGCGAGCGCCTGGAACTGCACCACCGTGCAGTACAAGTCCGGTACCCGCAAGCACATCGAGTCCCTCGGCTACGACGTCGTCGCCAATTTCGGCGACCAGTACTCGGACCTCGAGGGCGGTTACGCCGACCGGACCTACAAGTTCCCGAACCCGACGTACTTCGTCGAGTGA
- a CDS encoding NCS2 family permease — MLAPLDRYFRITARGSTYSREVRGGFATFFTMAYILVLNPIILGSAKDKFGHQLDGAELVTATALVAAVMTVIMGVGGNLPLALAAGLGLNAVVAFQIAPLMSWPDAMGLIVLEGLLICVLVVTGLREAVMRAIPQPLKQAISVGIGLFIAFIGFVDAGFVTRIPDIAQSTVPVQLGGTGTLSGWPVLVFCLGVLLTIGLLARKVKGAILISIVVMTVVSVIINSVADVKSWGLTTPEIPDDVFAAPDFGLLGDFSLFGAFGRTGALTVILLVFTLILSDFFDTMGTVVGITAEAGLLDEKGQVPKLGRVLLIDGAAAVAGGAASASSSTTYIESAAGVGEGARTGCANLVTGGLFALALFLSPLLTIVPLQAAAPALVAVGFLMMTQVKYIDWDRYDIAVPAFLTIAVMPFTYSITNGIGVGFLAYVVIKTVVGKAREVHWLLWGASALFLVYFAIDPLEQLLGVR; from the coding sequence ATGCTCGCCCCGTTGGACCGTTACTTCCGTATCACCGCGCGTGGATCCACGTACTCCCGCGAAGTGCGCGGCGGATTCGCCACGTTCTTCACCATGGCCTACATCCTCGTCCTGAACCCGATCATCCTGGGCAGCGCGAAGGACAAGTTCGGGCACCAGCTCGACGGGGCCGAACTCGTCACCGCCACCGCCCTCGTGGCCGCCGTGATGACCGTCATCATGGGCGTCGGCGGCAATCTGCCGCTCGCCCTCGCGGCGGGCCTCGGCCTCAACGCCGTCGTCGCCTTCCAGATAGCCCCGCTGATGAGCTGGCCGGACGCGATGGGGCTCATCGTCCTGGAGGGCCTGCTGATCTGCGTCCTCGTCGTCACCGGGCTGCGCGAGGCCGTCATGCGCGCGATACCCCAGCCGCTGAAACAGGCCATCAGCGTCGGCATCGGACTGTTCATCGCCTTCATCGGCTTCGTCGACGCCGGGTTCGTGACCCGGATCCCGGACATCGCGCAGTCCACGGTGCCGGTGCAGCTCGGCGGCACGGGCACCCTCTCCGGCTGGCCCGTCCTCGTCTTCTGTCTCGGCGTGCTGCTGACCATCGGCCTGCTCGCGCGCAAGGTGAAGGGCGCCATCCTCATCAGCATCGTCGTGATGACGGTCGTGTCCGTCATCATCAACTCCGTCGCCGATGTGAAGAGTTGGGGACTGACCACGCCCGAGATCCCGGACGACGTGTTCGCCGCGCCCGACTTCGGGCTGCTCGGCGACTTCAGCCTCTTCGGCGCGTTCGGCAGAACCGGCGCGCTCACCGTGATCCTGCTCGTCTTCACCCTCATCCTGTCCGACTTCTTCGACACGATGGGCACGGTGGTGGGTATCACCGCCGAAGCCGGGCTGCTGGACGAGAAGGGTCAAGTGCCCAAGCTGGGGCGGGTGTTGCTCATCGACGGCGCCGCCGCCGTCGCGGGCGGCGCGGCCTCCGCCTCCTCCTCGACCACCTACATCGAGTCCGCGGCCGGTGTCGGCGAGGGCGCCCGCACCGGATGCGCCAACCTCGTCACGGGAGGCCTCTTCGCGCTCGCCCTCTTCCTGTCCCCGCTCCTGACCATCGTGCCGCTCCAGGCCGCGGCGCCCGCCCTCGTCGCGGTCGGCTTCCTGATGATGACGCAGGTCAAGTACATCGACTGGGACCGTTACGACATCGCGGTGCCGGCGTTCCTGACCATCGCCGTGATGCCGTTCACGTACTCGATCACGAACGGCATCGGCGTCGGCTTCCTCGCGTACGTCGTCATCAAGACCGTCGTCGGCAAGGCGCGTGAGGTGCACTGGCTGCTCTGGGGCGCCTCCGCCCTCTTCCTCGTGTACTTCGCGATCGACCCCTTGGAGCAACTGCTCGGCGTCAGGTAG
- a CDS encoding penicillin-binding transpeptidase domain-containing protein has protein sequence MNKTIRRASVFCLLLVLALLVRATWVQFYDGRALADNKNNRRNVMEQYAYPLGDIIVGGEAVTGSKRTGDGSDLAYKRTYKDGDLYAGVTGFSSQVYGQTQLEGIYQDILDGTDTRLKNPVDAVTGKHTEPGDVVTTIDPSVQKAAYRALGDKKGAAVAIDPKTGKVLGLVSTPSFDPSKISGSDSSTDGKAWTALSKDKDQPTLNRAIKQALPPGSTFKLVVAAAALEDGLYSSVDAKTDSPNPFRLPGTSTDLKNESASAPCEDASIRTALQYSCNNVFGKIAVDLGQDKVRAMAEKFGFNDAEQDMPVRASQSVYPKDMDKAQTGLSGIGQFDVTATPLQMAMVSATIANGGRQASPHMVSQVTDADGNAIKSFADGDDTRVVSSSTASQLQSAMQTVVEQGTGTNAQIAGATVGGKTGTAQHGENNSKTPYAWFTSYAKDDSTGKEVAVAVVVEQSDAARSEVSGNGLAAPIAKAMMSAALKG, from the coding sequence ATGAACAAGACGATCAGACGCGCCTCGGTCTTCTGTCTGCTCCTCGTGCTCGCTCTGCTGGTGAGGGCGACGTGGGTGCAGTTCTACGACGGCCGGGCCCTCGCGGACAACAAGAACAACCGGCGGAACGTGATGGAGCAGTACGCGTATCCCCTGGGCGACATCATCGTGGGCGGCGAGGCGGTCACCGGTTCGAAGAGAACGGGCGACGGCAGCGACCTCGCGTACAAGCGCACGTACAAGGACGGCGATCTCTATGCGGGTGTGACGGGCTTCAGCTCGCAGGTGTACGGCCAGACGCAGCTCGAGGGCATCTACCAGGACATCCTCGACGGGACGGACACCCGGCTCAAGAACCCCGTCGACGCGGTCACCGGCAAGCACACCGAGCCGGGTGACGTGGTCACGACCATCGACCCGTCGGTGCAGAAGGCCGCGTACCGCGCGCTCGGCGACAAGAAGGGCGCGGCCGTCGCGATCGACCCGAAGACCGGGAAGGTGCTCGGTCTCGTCTCGACGCCCTCGTTCGACCCGTCGAAGATCAGCGGCTCGGACTCGTCCACGGACGGCAAGGCGTGGACGGCGTTGTCGAAGGACAAGGACCAGCCGACGCTGAACCGCGCGATCAAGCAGGCGCTGCCGCCCGGGTCCACGTTCAAGCTGGTCGTCGCGGCGGCCGCGCTGGAGGACGGGCTCTACTCGTCGGTGGACGCGAAGACCGACAGCCCGAATCCGTTCCGCCTGCCGGGCACGAGCACCGACCTGAAGAACGAGAGCGCGTCCGCGCCCTGCGAGGACGCCTCGATCCGTACGGCGCTGCAGTACTCCTGCAACAACGTCTTCGGGAAGATCGCCGTCGACCTGGGCCAGGACAAGGTCAGGGCGATGGCCGAGAAGTTCGGCTTCAACGACGCCGAGCAGGACATGCCGGTCCGGGCCTCGCAGAGCGTGTACCCGAAGGACATGGACAAGGCGCAGACGGGCCTGTCGGGCATCGGGCAGTTCGACGTGACGGCGACACCGCTGCAGATGGCGATGGTCTCGGCGACGATCGCCAACGGTGGCCGGCAGGCATCCCCGCACATGGTCTCGCAGGTCACGGACGCCGACGGCAACGCGATCAAGAGCTTCGCCGACGGCGACGACACGCGCGTGGTCAGCTCGTCCACGGCCTCGCAGCTCCAGTCGGCGATGCAGACGGTCGTGGAACAGGGCACCGGTACGAACGCGCAGATCGCGGGCGCGACGGTGGGCGGCAAGACGGGCACGGCCCAGCACGGCGAGAACAACAGCAAGACGCCGTACGCCTGGTTCACGTCGTACGCGAAGGACGACTCCACCGGCAAGGAGGTCGCGGTGGCGGTCGTGGTGGAGCAGTCGGACGCGGCCCGCTCGGAGGTGAGCGGCAACGGTCTGGCGGCGCCGATCGCGAAGGCGATGATGTCGGCGGCGCTCAAGGGCTAG
- a CDS encoding IclR family transcriptional regulator, whose product MSAGETGGGAQVKSAVRTVELLEYFAGRPGMHSLAAVQEAVGYPKSSLYMLLRTLVELGWVETDATGTRYGIGVRALLVGTSYIDGDEVVAAARPTLDRLSDDTTETIHLARLDGTNVVYLATRQSQHYLRPFTRVGRRLPAHSTSLGKALLATHTDEQVRKMLPETLPALTEHTITDREKLIEELHAVREQGIAVDREENTLGLRCFGVAIPYRTPARDAISCSVPVARLTPAHEQMVKDALFDARDRLTLATRRL is encoded by the coding sequence ATGTCGGCAGGTGAGACGGGCGGCGGGGCGCAGGTCAAGTCCGCGGTACGGACCGTGGAATTGCTCGAATACTTCGCGGGCCGGCCCGGAATGCACTCCCTGGCGGCCGTCCAGGAAGCGGTCGGCTACCCCAAGTCCAGCCTCTACATGCTCCTTCGCACGCTCGTCGAACTCGGCTGGGTGGAGACGGACGCGACGGGCACGCGGTACGGCATCGGCGTACGCGCCCTGCTCGTCGGTACGTCGTACATCGACGGCGACGAGGTGGTGGCCGCCGCCCGCCCCACCCTCGACCGGCTCTCCGACGACACCACGGAGACGATCCACCTGGCGCGCCTCGACGGCACGAACGTCGTCTATCTGGCCACGCGCCAGTCGCAGCACTATCTGCGGCCCTTCACCCGCGTCGGCCGGCGGCTGCCCGCGCACTCCACGTCCCTCGGCAAGGCGCTCCTCGCGACCCACACCGACGAGCAGGTCCGCAAGATGCTCCCCGAGACGCTCCCGGCGCTCACCGAGCACACCATCACCGACCGCGAGAAGCTCATCGAGGAGCTGCACGCGGTGCGCGAGCAGGGCATCGCGGTGGACCGCGAGGAGAACACGCTGGGCCTTCGCTGCTTCGGCGTCGCGATCCCGTACCGCACGCCGGCGCGCGACGCGATCAGCTGCTCGGTGCCGGTGGCGCGCCTGACCCCCGCGCACGAGCAGATGGTGAAGGACGCGCTGTTCGACGCCCGCGACCGGCTGACCCTGGCCACGCGCAGGCTCTGA
- a CDS encoding GNAT family N-acetyltransferase, which produces MIRTAVPADAPAIAALHLRARATYYPDGPPDDGTDWEQVWVEAITRPRSHVLVSVREGALAGLASFRTPDGEPKEVVKLFQFHVSPDLWRRGVGAELHAACVEEWHADGVEQAYLDVHGDNTRAQAFYARQGWTDEGYGDGGGSHLRMRLHLTARPGE; this is translated from the coding sequence GTGATCAGAACAGCCGTCCCCGCCGACGCCCCGGCCATCGCCGCCCTGCACCTGCGCGCCCGCGCCACGTACTACCCCGACGGTCCGCCGGACGACGGCACCGACTGGGAGCAGGTGTGGGTGGAGGCGATCACCCGCCCCCGCTCGCACGTCCTGGTCTCCGTGCGGGAGGGCGCGCTCGCCGGCCTCGCCTCCTTCCGCACGCCCGACGGGGAGCCGAAGGAGGTGGTCAAGCTGTTCCAGTTCCACGTCAGCCCCGACCTCTGGCGCCGCGGCGTCGGCGCCGAGCTGCACGCCGCCTGCGTCGAGGAGTGGCACGCGGACGGCGTCGAGCAGGCGTATCTCGACGTGCACGGCGACAACACGCGCGCCCAGGCGTTCTACGCCCGCCAGGGCTGGACCGACGAGGGATACGGCGACGGCGGCGGCAGCCACCTGCGGATGCGGCTGCACCTGACCGCGCGGCCCGGGGAATGA
- a CDS encoding DsbA family oxidoreductase: MRVEIWSDIACPWCYVGKARFEKALAAFPHRDGVEVVHRSFELDPTRAKGDSGLVIPMLAQKYGMTEDQAQAAERNLGENAASEGLAYLTEGRDHGNTFDMHRLLHLAKERGRQDELIGLLYRANFAEERSVFADADEYLIGLAAEAGLDADEARAVLADPARYADDVRADEREAAELGANGVPFFVLDRKYGVSGAQPAEVFAQALEQAWDSRSPLQVIDSGDAEACGPDGCAVPQN; the protein is encoded by the coding sequence ATGCGCGTCGAGATCTGGTCCGACATAGCCTGCCCCTGGTGCTACGTCGGCAAGGCCCGCTTCGAGAAGGCCCTGGCCGCCTTCCCGCACCGTGACGGCGTCGAGGTGGTCCACCGCTCCTTCGAGCTCGACCCGACGCGCGCCAAGGGCGACAGTGGACTCGTCATCCCGATGCTCGCGCAGAAGTACGGCATGACCGAGGACCAGGCGCAGGCCGCCGAGCGCAACCTCGGCGAGAACGCCGCCTCCGAGGGCCTCGCCTACCTCACCGAGGGCCGCGACCACGGCAACACCTTCGACATGCACCGCCTCCTCCACCTCGCGAAGGAGCGGGGCCGCCAGGACGAGCTGATCGGCCTCCTGTACCGGGCGAACTTCGCCGAGGAGCGGTCCGTCTTCGCCGACGCCGACGAGTACCTGATCGGCCTCGCCGCCGAGGCCGGACTCGACGCCGACGAGGCCCGCGCGGTCCTCGCCGACCCCGCCCGGTACGCCGACGACGTGCGCGCCGACGAGCGCGAGGCCGCCGAGCTCGGCGCGAACGGCGTGCCCTTCTTCGTCCTCGACCGCAAGTACGGCGTCTCCGGCGCCCAGCCCGCCGAGGTCTTCGCCCAGGCGCTCGAGCAGGCGTGGGACAGCCGTTCGCCGCTCCAGGTCATCGACAGCGGCGACGCCGAGGCGTGCGGCCCGGACGGATGCGCGGTCCCCCAGAACTGA
- a CDS encoding sensor histidine kinase → MRGFWNPLFGRRARRRWIHLILGGALAMPYVLVGSVVIGSLTGVSDVFTSLRLQLGSFAVGLPLAAVTALFPLTRPISVAAVRALCGVPADALADGPPRSRAARGRTVAWFTLHLGFGGVLSGMTLALPPFAVTLMVLPLFVGLRDSALALPEVLHQAWALALAPVAGAAMLVALAGCAAVAGALLARWAPVLLGPTPADRLAVAERRAADLAVRNRLARELHDSVGHALSAVTLQASAARRVLDHDPEFVREALAAIEDTTRRTVGELDAVLGVLREAGDPASTTPAPTLAADLDGLLSRTRAGGLRVRTDVVALDPAALPPLVSREAYRIVQEVLSNALRHAGTSLTLRLARDVDDLLITAENPLPPHPPRARPGGGHGLRGIADRARLLGGTTEAGPDGGSWRVSVRLPLKASA, encoded by the coding sequence ATGAGGGGTTTCTGGAACCCCCTGTTCGGGCGGCGGGCGCGCCGGCGGTGGATCCATCTGATCCTCGGCGGCGCACTCGCCATGCCGTACGTCCTGGTGGGTTCGGTCGTCATCGGGTCGCTCACCGGCGTGAGCGACGTCTTCACCTCGCTGAGGCTCCAACTCGGCTCCTTCGCCGTGGGATTGCCACTGGCCGCGGTCACCGCGCTGTTCCCGCTGACCCGGCCGATCTCGGTGGCAGCGGTGCGTGCGCTGTGCGGGGTACCGGCCGACGCGCTCGCCGACGGGCCGCCCCGAAGCCGCGCCGCACGGGGGCGGACCGTCGCCTGGTTCACGCTGCACCTCGGGTTCGGCGGGGTGCTCAGTGGGATGACCCTCGCGCTGCCCCCGTTCGCGGTGACGCTGATGGTGCTTCCCCTGTTCGTCGGGCTACGCGACTCGGCCCTCGCGCTGCCCGAAGTCCTGCACCAAGCCTGGGCGTTGGCGCTCGCCCCCGTCGCGGGCGCGGCGATGCTCGTGGCGCTCGCGGGATGCGCCGCGGTGGCCGGCGCCCTCCTGGCGCGATGGGCGCCGGTGCTCCTCGGGCCGACCCCGGCGGACCGGCTCGCCGTGGCCGAACGCCGCGCCGCCGACCTCGCCGTACGCAACCGGCTCGCGCGCGAGCTGCACGACTCGGTGGGCCACGCCCTGAGCGCCGTCACCCTCCAGGCGAGCGCGGCCCGCCGCGTCCTCGACCACGACCCGGAGTTCGTCCGTGAGGCCCTCGCGGCGATCGAGGACACCACGCGGCGCACGGTGGGCGAACTCGACGCCGTACTGGGCGTGTTGCGGGAGGCGGGCGACCCCGCGTCCACGACGCCCGCGCCGACCCTCGCCGCCGACCTGGACGGCCTGCTGAGCCGCACGCGGGCCGGCGGCCTGCGCGTACGGACGGATGTCGTGGCCCTCGACCCGGCCGCGCTGCCGCCGCTGGTGTCCCGCGAGGCGTACCGGATCGTGCAGGAGGTGCTCAGCAATGCCCTGCGGCACGCGGGCACGTCCCTCACGCTGCGTCTCGCGCGCGACGTCGACGACCTGCTGATCACCGCCGAGAACCCGCTGCCGCCGCACCCGCCGCGCGCCCGCCCCGGCGGTGGCCACGGGCTGCGCGGCATCGCGGACCGGGCCCGGCTGCTGGGCGGCACCACTGAGGCGGGCCCCGACGGCGGGTCCTGGCGCGTGTCCGTACGGCTGCCCCTGAAGGCGAGCGCATGA
- a CDS encoding DUF1349 domain-containing protein, giving the protein MDIELPELPFPLRTYGPDGHWSYEDGALTGWAGPRQDRFVPPTGTALDPASDAPRLLGAPKGDFQLLARVTVGFTAAFDAGVLYLHVGEREWAKLCLERSPDEPTVCTVVTRGRSDDANAFVVGGSTVWLRISRTGSAFAFHASPDGEKWTFVRIFSLGDEESAGAALVGFMAQAPVGDGCVVTYEDIEFRPNWPQGLRDGS; this is encoded by the coding sequence ATGGACATCGAACTCCCCGAACTCCCGTTCCCGCTGCGCACCTACGGCCCCGACGGGCACTGGTCGTACGAGGACGGGGCCCTCACCGGCTGGGCCGGACCCCGCCAGGACCGCTTCGTGCCGCCCACCGGCACGGCCCTGGACCCGGCGTCCGACGCGCCCCGCCTGCTCGGGGCGCCGAAGGGCGACTTCCAGCTGCTCGCCCGGGTCACGGTCGGCTTCACCGCCGCCTTCGACGCGGGCGTGCTCTATCTGCACGTCGGCGAGCGCGAGTGGGCCAAGCTGTGCCTGGAGCGCTCGCCCGACGAGCCGACCGTGTGCACCGTCGTCACGCGCGGCCGCTCCGACGACGCGAACGCGTTCGTCGTGGGCGGCAGCACGGTGTGGCTGCGCATCAGCCGCACCGGTTCGGCGTTCGCCTTCCACGCCTCGCCGGACGGCGAGAAGTGGACCTTCGTCCGGATCTTCTCGCTGGGCGACGAGGAGTCCGCGGGCGCGGCTCTGGTCGGTTTCATGGCGCAGGCCCCGGTCGGCGACGGCTGCGTCGTCACGTACGAGGACATCGAGTTCCGCCCGAACTGGCCGCAGGGTCTGCGCGACGGTTCCTGA
- a CDS encoding aldehyde dehydrogenase (NADP(+)), whose translation MAAAPVWSVDPRTGKQREQVAVEATAEEVDQAVRAAHAATGALADRTVRAAFLRSAAELLDASKDHLVEAADAETALGPVRLTGELARTSYQLRAFADIVDEGAFLGIVIDHPDDSATPPIPDLRRYKVPLGVVAVYSASNFPFAFSVPGGDTASALAAGCPVVVKAHPDHPATSELVASVLRRAAAQHGIPEGVLGLVHGFEAGVELVKHPLVSAAGFTGSVRGGRALFDAAAARPVPIPFHGELGSLNPVVVTAEAAAERAEQIGAGLAGSMTLGVGQFCVKPGLVLTPAGADGDRLVKSLTDAVSDTGAGVLLDHRMRDNFVAGVAERAELPDVDAPVTPGAGSEHTVSPGFLTVPAQRLATDGGDHDLLLEECFGPVTVVARYEDDAEVTSVLSRLPGNLSATVHLSEGEAAGQGRGAEILAELTPLAGRVLVNGWPTGVAVAPAQHHGGPYPATTSTSTSVGGTAVERWLRPVAYQNTPEALLPPELRDDNPLGLPRRYEGRQEL comes from the coding sequence GTGGCAGCAGCACCAGTCTGGAGTGTCGACCCCCGAACCGGGAAGCAGCGGGAGCAGGTTGCGGTGGAAGCCACAGCCGAAGAGGTGGACCAGGCGGTGCGCGCCGCGCACGCCGCCACGGGTGCCCTCGCGGACCGCACCGTGCGCGCCGCCTTCCTGCGCAGCGCCGCCGAGCTCCTCGACGCCTCCAAGGACCACCTGGTGGAGGCCGCGGACGCGGAGACCGCGCTCGGTCCCGTCCGCCTCACCGGTGAACTCGCCCGCACCAGCTACCAGTTGCGCGCCTTCGCGGACATCGTCGACGAGGGCGCCTTCCTGGGCATCGTCATCGACCACCCCGACGACTCGGCGACCCCGCCGATCCCGGACCTGCGCCGCTACAAGGTGCCGCTGGGCGTCGTCGCCGTCTACTCGGCGTCGAACTTCCCGTTCGCCTTCTCGGTACCCGGCGGCGACACCGCGAGCGCGCTCGCCGCGGGCTGTCCCGTCGTCGTCAAGGCCCACCCCGACCACCCCGCCACCTCCGAACTGGTCGCCTCCGTGCTGCGCAGGGCCGCCGCCCAGCACGGCATCCCGGAGGGCGTCCTCGGTCTGGTCCACGGGTTCGAGGCGGGCGTCGAGCTCGTCAAGCACCCGCTGGTCTCGGCCGCCGGATTCACCGGCTCCGTACGGGGCGGACGCGCCCTCTTCGACGCGGCGGCCGCCCGCCCCGTGCCGATCCCCTTCCACGGCGAACTCGGCTCCCTCAACCCCGTGGTCGTCACGGCCGAGGCCGCGGCCGAGCGCGCCGAGCAGATCGGCGCCGGGCTCGCGGGCTCGATGACGCTCGGCGTCGGCCAGTTCTGCGTGAAGCCCGGCCTCGTCCTCACGCCCGCCGGCGCCGACGGCGACCGCCTCGTCAAGTCCCTCACCGACGCCGTCAGCGACACCGGCGCGGGCGTGCTCCTCGACCACCGCATGCGCGACAACTTCGTCGCGGGCGTCGCCGAGCGCGCGGAGCTCCCCGACGTGGACGCCCCCGTGACCCCGGGCGCGGGCAGCGAGCACACCGTCAGCCCCGGCTTCCTCACCGTCCCCGCCCAGCGCCTGGCCACTGACGGCGGCGACCACGACCTCCTCCTGGAGGAGTGCTTCGGGCCGGTCACGGTCGTCGCCCGCTACGAGGACGACGCCGAGGTCACCTCCGTGCTCTCGCGGCTGCCCGGCAACCTCTCGGCCACCGTCCACCTGTCCGAGGGCGAGGCCGCGGGCCAGGGCCGCGGCGCCGAGATCCTCGCCGAGCTCACCCCGCTCGCGGGCCGCGTCCTGGTCAACGGCTGGCCCACCGGTGTCGCCGTCGCCCCCGCCCAGCACCACGGCGGCCCGTACCCGGCCACGACGTCCACCTCGACGTCCGTGGGCGGCACCGCCGTCGAGCGCTGGCTGCGCCCGGTCGCGTACCAGAACACCCCCGAGGCGCTCCTGCCGCCGGAGCTGCGCGACGACAACCCGCTGGGCCTGCCGCGCCGCTACGAAGGCCGTCAGGAACTCTGA
- a CDS encoding response regulator transcription factor codes for MTTIRVVLADDERMVRTALRAILSAEDGIEVVGEAATGAEAVSVVRELAPDVVLMDVRMPEIDGIRATEQIFGSTSTPPRILVVTTFENDAYVYEALRAGAAGFLLKRAEADALVQAVRLVAHTDSLLFPAAVRALAAEYGRAEPAAAAWVARLTGRESEVLRHMAAGLTNAEIARRMGVGPATVKTHVAAVLAKTGARDRTQAVIAAYEGGFMKA; via the coding sequence ATGACCACGATCCGCGTCGTCCTCGCCGACGACGAGCGCATGGTGCGCACCGCCCTGCGCGCCATCCTGTCCGCCGAGGACGGCATCGAGGTCGTCGGCGAGGCCGCGACCGGCGCCGAGGCGGTGTCCGTGGTGCGCGAGCTGGCGCCCGACGTGGTCCTCATGGACGTCCGGATGCCGGAGATCGACGGCATCCGCGCCACGGAACAGATCTTCGGGTCGACGTCCACGCCCCCGCGCATCCTCGTGGTCACCACCTTCGAGAACGACGCGTACGTGTACGAGGCGCTGCGCGCCGGGGCCGCGGGGTTCCTCCTCAAGCGCGCCGAGGCGGACGCGCTCGTGCAGGCGGTGCGCCTCGTCGCACACACCGACTCCCTGCTGTTCCCCGCGGCCGTGCGCGCCCTCGCCGCGGAGTACGGGCGCGCCGAGCCCGCGGCGGCCGCGTGGGTGGCGCGGCTCACGGGCCGCGAGAGCGAGGTGCTGCGGCACATGGCGGCGGGCCTGACCAACGCGGAGATCGCGCGGCGGATGGGGGTGGGCCCCGCCACGGTGAAGACGCATGTGGCGGCGGTCCTCGCGAAGACCGGGGCCCGGGACCGTACACAGGCGGTGATCGCGGCGTACGAGGGCGGCTTCATGAAGGCGTGA